The nucleotide window ACTCTTATTTCAGTTGCTGTTCTAATTGATGTATGACATTGTCACCTTGGTCATTCATCATCTTCCATtcaataatagttttttttttttgttacttttTTTCAACTTTCAAATCAAGTAAAGTTAAAACTATGCTtaccttagtaataaaagtcataaactatcTTTTAGAACGTGTTCGATATGCTACTtcaaatcattcaaaattatctatATCGATGTTTGGGGACCTAACCTAACcacttattttaataattttatattttatatcattttcatatattatTTTACTAAATATACAATGTTATCCCTCTCAAATATAAATCTAAAGTCACAGTCATTGCTAACTTTAGAAAGATGATCAAGAACTTCTTTTAGTATATTATTAAAATCATTTACTCTCATGAAAGAGGTGAATACCGAACCTTAAAAACTTACCTCTCATCCTATTTTTAAACTCAAAAgatatttatattatgttatattatttGTGTTGAGTCAAACTTTCCCTTTTAGAACTATGTGTCTTCAGTAATACGAGCCGCTCCAACAACCATAAATCACTGGATTCATATAAGCACACCTCATGCTTCCTTAAATACACTTCTTACCATGTTAACCATTAGTTCTGCTTAAGACATATACTCCCTTATCACTCTAATTCAATAGTATCTCACCCTCTCTGTAACTTATACCTACTTCTCCATAAATTAACCTTGCAATGCTCGATGAAGCAACACCCTCAGCACCATAAATGATGTCTTTGCTCTCTCCTTGACTAAGTGACACGAGGTGCATTAGCTTGATCAGGTATGCGTCATTAACTTTTTACTAATTCTCATACCTTCGACATAACTCAATAGTAGCCCAAAAATCTTCACACTGACATAAAGTCATGTGAAGAATATGAAAAGTTGACATTGTCTTTTTTATAGGGGATCTTAACTAAAGATGTCTTTATATAACAACCTCCTAGCTTCATCCACTCTCATATCTAAGTCATTTGTAAACTGCGAAAAGTTATTTATAAACTTcaccaagctccaagagcttggtatactgaactttgttcgttttttatattgattgactttatcaactctaagtctgacaTTTTGTATTTCTATGGCAACAAAAGAAAAGTATCATATATCTCCTAGTATATGTGAATGACATTATCATTATAGGCAATAATCTCATGAAGATTAAGTAATTGGTAAATCGATTTTCAAAAGTACATATAAGATCTACTATCAAAGGCAACCATTCTATACTACTAAATTACTCAAGTTATATAATGATACCCCTACTATAGATCTCATATAGTACCGATAAGTACTTGATTCCTTACGGTACTTATCTCTCACATGTCTATACATCTAATTAACAATcaacatattatcataatttatgcattGGTCCTCCACTATATATTGATCTGTAGTAAAACAAGTTATACATTATCTAAAAGGGATTCTCAATCATGGACTTGTTCTGTACTTATCACTTTATTTCCATGCATTCATCGATGTTGATTGGACAGGTAACATTGATAATATAACATCTACGAGTTGGAGTTTTAAGAAATAGAAAACAATCGCACGATCCATCACGGAAGCTAAATACCAAGTTGTCACTATCGCTATCGCAATTGCATAATTCAACTGGGTCACCAATCTACTATAGGAACTTGATATCACTTCTCAATTCACtgttataatatattatcataatgttGGTCCCACCTATCTATGTGTCAATCTAGTATTCCACTTacgcataaaaaatattatattgatttTTACCTCGTTAGAGATCAAGTAGTCAAACATCAACTAACAAACTCTTTCATAAAGCCTCTCGCTCGTAGAACATTTCAATTATATCCATCCAAGATTGATATATTTAATAGAAGCTTAATATTAACAAGGTATGATAGAggtacatatgaaatgacattcttatatttcttatatcctcaatcaatctatgatttaATGATCAATCAAAGATTTGAACAATTGATTCGATTGCATCATTTAAGTGAGGAAAATCTCTTCCTCAAAATTTGTATAAATACTTTTCGTCTTAATGAAAATTTGATAATCACAAGTTTCTCCATACAAATCATATGTTCTCACTCTGAGTTTAGGTTAAGTACCTATCTGTCGTCTCCAGCAACACAGATATTTAACACTGTTATCGGTCCCATTACTCCACCGAATCTATATCCTCTCCAGCATTCCACCGGTTGTTCGGAAATATCTTTTTCCGTTTGGACCTTTGATGAGAGTCATGGCCTAAGCTAATGCGaataaaatatatacatttatcctgagaaaaaaaaaattaggttgTTGTAATCATTAGTGACAACTGTAGTctcaaattaataaatattttttggggGTGTATATTGGGTGCCAATATTAGAAACTCATTTTGAATCTATGTTTGGGTTGGGCCCTTCAGGTCAGAGGTGACTTGTGAGCTGCCAGTACATGGGCCGTATTCTGTCTCCATGTCCCGCGAACGCTGGGTTGGGTCGGGTTGGGCCAGCCGGCAATAACATTACCTCTGCCTTAATAGAGAAGGCTCTTAGGCTTCATCATCCGTGCATAGCTCGTAGTGAGTTTTGGTCACTGTCGTTAACCTCATGAAACGAGAGTATATGAATTAAGTTGTGAAGCCCATAAAAGAATGACTATTGTTGACCACATCgtcatttttctttttcattattgCCACAACCAATTCTGTCGATGTATGTCATTATTATTCTACAATGTGGCATCGGCCAAGCCGAGCACAATATATTCTTCCTGCTTACAGTTGTCACGCTCCTAACATCGAGTTTGTCTTAGTTGCCTTGCATCAATCTCCTCGCACAGTATCAACCTGTGATGGCTATGCAGTAATGGCTTATATCAAGCCATTGCCAAAGTTTTCTTCCCAACAATTAAGCTAAATGCAAGGAATGGTTGTCAAGTCAATTGACGAGAGGGAAAGGGTGCGAAGGTAATTTCGGCCCCATCAACTTGCTGAATTCTTTTTGaattccttttctctctctctctctctctctctctctctctctctctgtgtatctTTTTATCTATTGCAGTATCCCAACAACATTATTCTAGCTTTAATTGACCTTTCAATGTCCAACTTTCCTCTCCACAGCCCACTGGAACCTGAAGACCCCACCAGACCACCCCTTCGGTAGCCAAATGGTCGCGCAGGCCGCTTAAACAAAGTACAATATGCACAACAGTACCGATCAAATGGTAACTTCTTTATGGCCCAAATTAAAGCTTCTAAGATGGAGCTTTGGAACTTGCGTGTTTCATCACCCCCACTATATTAGCCCTCCCTTCCACCAACATGAACCACTCCTCTCTCCCTCCGCTCCTCTCGCACAGCTGTAACACTAGCGTCGTCGCCATGCCCCACTCCTCCCCCAAGCCTTCCCCTCCTCTCCACCGCATCGGCGGCAAGCTGGTCCTGGGGGCGGGGGCATCGGCGGCCGCAGGCGTACCCGTTCGGTGCATCGGCCATGGCGTCCCCGCCGTGGTGTCGCGACACCACGAGCACGCGGTGGAAGCCCACCAGTGCTGCTCGGCCTTGGTGCAGCACGTCGCGGCGCCGGTGGCCATGGTGTGGTCGGTGGTGCGCCGCTTCGACCAGCCGCAGACCTACAAGCACTTCGTGAAGAGCTGCCACGTGATCGACGGCGACGGTGACGTCGGCACCCTTCGGGAGGTCCGCATCGTGTCCGGCCTGCCGGCGGCGACCAGCCGGGAGCGCCTCGAGATCCTCGACGACGAGCGCCACGTGCTCAGCTTCCGGGTGGTCGGCGGGGAGCACCGCCTCGCCAACTACCGCTCCGTCACAACCCTCCACCCGGAGGCCGAGGGGTGCACGGTGGTGGTGGAGTCGTACGTGGTGGACGTGCCGGCGGGGAACACCAGGGAGGACACGCGCGTCTTCGTCGACACCATCATCCGGTGCAATCTGCAGTCCCTGGCGCGCACAGCCGAGACCCTGGCCAAGCTCCCGGGAACAGCCAAGTAATTTCCCACCCAATCCAACCCTGTGGCTGCCCATCTTTTAAGCTTCCACCGCCACCACCCCTCTTGCATGCCCACTCGGAAGCAGACGACGACATCTCAGAACAACTGCTGAGCCCGTCAACATCGGGAATTTTgtggaaagagaaaagaagagagaaactcTTCCAACTCGTTCCTATctctttttttgtcttctttgttTCGGTCACATGAACCCTTGCGGATAAATGCCTATGTAGTTCTGTCTATACATAAACCCTCCAAGAAAGCAAAACAGATGTTTCTTGGAATGCTAGCTAGCTTTATTTACCTTGGTCTCTCTCCCTCTGCATTGTGATCCTGATCAGTCTGTGCTATCTTCTCTTGTCAAAAGTAATGGGTTGTAAGCTTCGGAGTAATGGATGTCGAAGCACATGGGATGGGGACACTGCTGTAGCATGGTTAAAGAATGGTGCAGCACCACATGGCTGGCTCCCTTGCAAAGCTGCATTAGTCTTCTATAGAACCTCTGCCGACGCTTTCACTGATATGCGAATTCTTCGTCAAGTCCTCCGACGCGGATTCACCATCAGTGGGGAGTGCAGGTGGGCTCCATGCTTCGTCGGCAGGAGCGCCACATCTATGATCGGGTGGCAACCGTGAATGACCGGTGATTGGGTCGATGAGGATCGCGGGATTAGGTGGAGAGCACGAGGATCCACGTGGGCGTGCGTGGCGTCTGACTTCCGAGGTAGAAGATGACTTGTACCCGTACATCGCTTCCGCTGTCGCCAATTACCATGTGGTGTGGTAGCGTTCGAAAAGGGTAGGATTCCACGATCCTTCTATCCCAACTTGTCTCGCAATTTGCACAAACAACTGAGGCCAATGAGttcgggtatatatatatatatatatatatatatagagagagagagagagagagagagagagagaggaatcatCGACTGCCATATTGCAAGCCAATTTGCCGTCGAGAAGCGGCATAAAGAAGTGCAAGTTGGGATGGCCTCCTCCAGTCCAATGGATAGTTTTGTAGAGCCCTCCCTCCCACTTGTTCCTCTAAGGGTTCTTCTCGTCTTCCTCTTGTCTGCCCGTTCTCTGTGTCGGTTGGTCTTCAGTTGGCAGCGAATGGATGGCTGCAAGTTGCGTGAGGCTTCATGCTTACCGTTCGTGGCCAACTGCCTTTCTCCATCACTTCTCCCAATCCTTTGCTCAGAATTCCACAATGCTGCTGCCGACCACCATGGTTTTCTTCTCTGTTAAGCTTGCTTATTCCTTCACTTTATGCTAATCTGGGGGCGCACTGCCTGTTCTCGGCTTCCTTTCTTAGGACAGCAATTCCCGGCATGCGTTGCAATTTTTTATGCTGGCGGAATCATGCAATTCCTATTCTGCAGCACGAGAGAAAGGACTTCAAATGGTGAAATGGAGCCAGCCCTTCCTGTTATGGCCTTCCTGTTatggtaaataatttttttaggcgtggcctcgggggccgacgcggtttggttcgggtccgaatgcgcggggattCGGCGCAGCGTTCCTCGGGGCCGTCGGGGTGACCGGTTGCGGTGATCTGGATGTCCCGTCAGGGGAAGAGCTCCGCTGCAACGTCGGGGAAGAGGcaacctcgccttcgttcctgcacacaagtcgggtcgaaggctcggcccgacccctccgacgatcaagtcagatcatGTGGAAGGGAGCTTTTCTCGTGAAGAAGTCTCTCTGTTCGTTTAGAACTCCGGGGTATTTATAGattagtttgatgttacctgatgtgcccgcttgcaggggcaggacaatacctcgcgtggcgtctgacattgccactggggttgcgtggagaaTCGGGCTGCCGCaaggtatgggcgagcctcggtcgacgTGCTCCCGTGCCTCGGCCAAGCACAC belongs to Musa acuminata AAA Group cultivar baxijiao chromosome BXJ1-11, Cavendish_Baxijiao_AAA, whole genome shotgun sequence and includes:
- the LOC135597701 gene encoding abscisic acid receptor PYL4-like, producing the protein MNHSSLPPLLSHSCNTSVVAMPHSSPKPSPPLHRIGGKLVLGAGASAAAGVPVRCIGHGVPAVVSRHHEHAVEAHQCCSALVQHVAAPVAMVWSVVRRFDQPQTYKHFVKSCHVIDGDGDVGTLREVRIVSGLPAATSRERLEILDDERHVLSFRVVGGEHRLANYRSVTTLHPEAEGCTVVVESYVVDVPAGNTREDTRVFVDTIIRCNLQSLARTAETLAKLPGTAK